The proteins below are encoded in one region of Corvus hawaiiensis isolate bCorHaw1 chromosome 3, bCorHaw1.pri.cur, whole genome shotgun sequence:
- the FHL5 gene encoding four and a half LIM domains protein 5, with product MTSSHTDCHFCLQSLRGRKYALREENAYCVPCYDSLYANPCEECKQPIECNSKDLAYKGRHWHEGCFRCAKCNRSLVEKPFAAKDEVLLCTECYSDEYSSKCFHCQKTIMPGSRKMEFKGSSWHESCFVCQYCRQPLGTKPLITKDNENYCVPCFEKQFAHHCYACKKVITSGGVIYHDQSWHKECFVCAGCKTQLSGQRFISKDEYPYCVDCFSRFYAKKCATCKKPITALGGAKYISFEERQWHGECFNCAKCFVSLVGQEFLTRQDDILCYECGSAS from the exons ATGACCAGCAGTCACACAGACTGTCATTTCTGCCTTCAGTCTCTCCGTGGCAGGAAATACGcactaagagaagaaaatgcttaCTGTGTTCCGTGTTATGACAGCCTGTATGCCAACCCCTGTGAAGAGTGCAAGCAACCCATTGAGTGTAACTCCAAG GATCTGGCCTACAAAGGCCGCCACTGGCATGAGGGGTGCTTCAGGTGTGCCAAGTGCAATCGCTCACTTGTGGAGAAACCATTTGCTGCCAAGgatgaggtcttgctgtgtaCTGAATGCTACTCTGATGAGTATTCATCCAAGTGTTTTCACTGCCAGAAGACCATTATGCCAG gttcACGTAAAATGGAATTTAAGGGAAGTTCCTGGCATGAATCCTGTTTCGTTTGCCAGTACTGTCGACAACCATTGGGAACAAAACCATTAATCACCAAAGACAATGAGAATTACTGTGTGCCCTGTTTTGAGAAGCAATTTGCTCACCATTGCTATGCTTGCAAAAAG GTTATAACTTCTGGAGGAGTGATCTACCATGACCAGTCTTGGCACAAAGAGTGCTTTGTGTGTGCTGGGTGTAAAACCCAGCTGTCTGGACAAAGATTCATTTCCAAAGATGAGTATCCATACTGTGTAGACTGTTTCAGCAGATTTTATGCTAAGAAGTGTGCTACTTGCAAGAAACCTATTACAG CTCTCGGAGGTGCCAAATATATCTCATTTGAGGAACGTCAGTGGCATGGGGAATGCTTTAACTGTGCAAAGTGTTTTGTCTCCCTGGTGGGCCAGGAATTCCTCACTCGGCAGGATGACATCCTTTGCTACGAATGTGGCTCTGCTTCATAG